In one window of Massilibacterium senegalense DNA:
- a CDS encoding metal-sensing transcriptional repressor yields MKKPKKELPIELQPVKHVKRQEVEKKQLVNRLKRIEGQVRGIQNMVEDDRYCVDIMIQISAIRAALKKVELHLLKQHTNSCVTDAIKNGEQEDILEELMRVIEQVSK; encoded by the coding sequence ATGAAAAAACCAAAAAAAGAGCTACCAATTGAATTACAACCGGTTAAACATGTTAAAAGACAAGAAGTGGAAAAAAAACAATTAGTAAACCGTTTAAAACGGATAGAAGGGCAAGTTCGCGGGATTCAAAATATGGTCGAAGATGATCGTTATTGTGTCGATATTATGATTCAAATAAGCGCCATACGTGCAGCCTTGAAAAAAGTGGAACTTCATTTGTTAAAGCAACATACGAATTCTTGTGTGACGGATGCCATTAAAAATGGAGAGCAAGAAGACATCTTAGAGGAATTAATGAGGGTCATTGAACAAGTTTCAAAGTAA
- a CDS encoding aspartyl-phosphate phosphatase Spo0E family protein gives MYLIQQLHNEIERKRAELINMGLSLGLDNQLTVQFSQELDDLLNQYQQMKRTPRHTNARYIPIYHS, from the coding sequence GTGTATCTTATCCAACAATTACACAATGAAATTGAGAGGAAGCGAGCAGAATTAATCAACATGGGATTATCTTTGGGGTTAGATAATCAGCTCACGGTTCAATTTAGCCAAGAGTTAGATGACTTGTTAAATCAATATCAACAAATGAAAAGAACACCTAGACATACAAATGCTAGATATATACCTATCTATCATTCTTAG